A region of Hoplias malabaricus isolate fHopMal1 chromosome 12, fHopMal1.hap1, whole genome shotgun sequence DNA encodes the following proteins:
- the sh3bp4 gene encoding SH3 domain-binding protein 4 isoform X2, with protein sequence MAAHRIRSTNNNIALPRCKSEGTLIDLTEGISEATLTDVKAPTPSALRLDTTASIGSAREVIAIKDYSPSSFTTLKFSKGDCLYVLDTSGGEWWYAHNNTEMGYIPASYVQPIKHQDSSFCDSGMIESVGDISKDETKETDQRGEWPAFMKPTLPQNGNPFLTKRMSLNPFLDGSLQGPTDQNSIQSSTDILGFDTLSSPHSKTSSTNNFNGFGSNVFDTSFLTTNTGQGQVLRRTNPFYRSKRCYSLSELSILQSQADAPQEFVSFFGGLKAPTPEQFQSREDFKNAWLNHRKFARSCHNLDSIGQNPGWGQTQPVETNIVCKLDSSGGAVQLPNTSISIHVPEGHVASGDTQQISLKALLDPPLELNNDKCTTVSPVVEVKLSNMETKTTITLEMKVSVVVKMESRQNAEVICVRSDCKEGPYVPIPHAYMYGDTVQVALDNLEPCMYVSVVTQAQVVAPYSTVWEHVLKKVTLGVYGPKHIHPSFKSVVAIFGHDCAPKTLLVSEVKKQSHCTPPVTLQLWGKHQFVLTKPQDLQVGMYSNMSNYEVKVCEQAKVVRGFQLKLGKVSRLIYLISARDAEKISDFTLRVQVKDDQDCILAQFCVQTPPPPPKTATRRFLKKKDANKIILSPLVTTIKYPVFQDRPIKNLKFAKLLKTVIRQTKNQYLLEYLKGDVVALLSEDKIKIKGHLWTKEWYIGYYHGRIGLVHAKNLLITGKVKPVNFKGADLTSALLLDQILRPCKCLTYIYASVRTILMENVGNWRAFADALGYVNLPLTHFCRTEPDSEPEKVASVLEKLKEDCNAPEGKERKSFQKELMTAMWKPAYDFLVTWAAQIGDSYRDVLQELHTGLDKMKNPITKRWKHLTGTLILVNCLDLLRSSAFCLAPQDDYAI encoded by the exons ATGGCTGCTCATCGCATTCGTTCAACAAATAACAATATCGCACTTCCTCGCTGCAAGTCTGAGGGAACTCTCATTGATCTGACTGAAGGAATTTCAGAAGCCACTCTCACAGATGTGAAAG CACCTACGCCTAGTGCCTTGCGACTGGATACAACTGCCTCAATTGGATCTGCTAGAGAAGTTATTGCTATTAAGGATTATTCCCCCTCAAGCTTCACCACCCTCAAGTTTTCTAAGGGAGACTGCCTTTATGTTCTTGACACATCTGGTGGAGAATGGTGGTATGCCCATAACAACACTGAGATGGGTTACATTCCAGCATCTTACGTCCAGCCCATCAAACACCAAGACTCTTCATTCTGCGACAGTGGCATGATCGAGAGTGTTGGTGACATTTCCAAAGATGAGACCAAAGAGACAGACCAACGTGGAGAATGGCCAGCATTCATGAAACCTACACTTCCTCAAAATGGAAATCCTTTTCTTACTAAGCGGATGTCTCTGAATCCTTTCTTAGATGGTTCCCTGCAGGGCCCCACTGATCAAAACAGTATCCAGAGTTCAACAGACATACTTGGTTTTGATACACTCTCTTCTCCACATTCAAAAACTAGCAGCACTAATAACTTCAATGGTTTTGGAAGTAATGTATTTGATACAAGTTTCTTGACAACTAACACAGGACAAGGTCAAGTTCTCCGGAGAACCAATCCATTTTACAGGAGCAAGCGCTGTTACAGCTTGTCAGAACTGTCTATTTTGCAGTCCCAAGCAGATGCACCGCAAGAATTTGTGAGTTTCTTTGGTGGTTTAAAAGCGCCTACACCTGAGCAGTTTCAAAGTAGGGAAGATTTCAAAAATGCATGGTTAAATCATCGGAAATTTGCAAGGTCCTGCCATAACCTTGATTCCATAGGACAAAACCCTGGCTGGGGTCAAACACAGCCTGTAGAGACAAATATTGTTTGTAAATTGGATAGTTCTGGTGGTGCTGTCCAGTTACCCAACACTTCTATCAGCATACATGTGCCTGAAGGCCATGTTGCGTCAGGTGACACTCAGCAAATATCTTTGAAGGCTTTACTGGACCCACCATTGGAGCTAAACAATGACAAATGTACAACGGTGAGCCCTGTGGTGGAGGTTAAGCTCAGTAATATGGAAACAAAAACCACCATAACCTTAGAGATGAAAGTGTCTGTTGTAGTAAAAATGGAGAGTCGACAAAATGCAGAAGTGATCTGCGTCCGGAGTGACTGTAAGGAAGGACCTTATGTTCCCATTCCTCATGCTTATATGTATGGAGATACAGTCCAAGTAGCTTTGGATAATTTAGAGCCATGTATGTATGTGTCAGTTGTCACTCAAGCCCAAGTTGTAGCTCCATACTCTACAGTCTGGGAGCATGTTCTCAAGAAGGTTACACTTGGTGTGTACGGTCCCAAACACATCCACCCATCCTTCAAGTCAGTAGTTGCCATCTTCGGCCATGACTGTGCCCCAAAAACATTACTAGTGAGTGAAGTTAAAAAGCAATCACACTGCACTCCGCCAGTGACCCTTCAGCTGTGGGGAAAACACCAGTTTGTCCTCACAAAGCCTCAGGATCTTCAAGTTGGTATGTATTCTAATATGTCCAATTATGAAGTCAAGGTCTGTGAGCAAGCAAAGGTTGTGAGGGGTTTTCAGCTCAAACTTGGCAAAGTATCCAGACTAATCTACTTAATATCTGCCCGTGATGCAGAAAAAATCTCAGATTTCACTTTGCGGGTTCAGGTCAAAGATGACCAGGATTGCATCCTTGCCCAGTTTTGCGTTCAAACACCACCACCCCCACCAAAGACTGCAACACGACGTTTCTTGAAGAAAAAGGATGCAAACAAGATTATCCTTTCACCTCTTGTGACAACCATAAAATAcccagtgtttcaggacaggCCAATCAAAAATCTTAAATTTGCAAAGTTGCTGAAAACTGTTATTAGGCAGACCAAGAACCAGTATTTGCTGGAATACCTGAAAGGAGATGTGGTGGCACTTTTGAGTGAGGACAAAATCAAAATTAAGGGGCATCTTTGGACCAAAGAGTGGTACATTGGATATTATCATGGCAGAATCGGGCTGGTACATGCAAAAAACCTACTTATAACGGGAAAGGTCAAGCCAGTTAATTTCAAGGGGGCTGATTTAACTTCTGCTCTACTCTTGGACCAAATCCTCAGGCCTTGCAAATGCCTCACTTACATCTATGCCTCAGTAAGGACTATACTGATGGAAAATGTGGGCAACTGGAGAGCATTTGCTGATGCCTTGGGCTATGTCAACCTTCCTCTGACACACTTTTGTCGCACAGAGCCAGACAGTGAGCCtgaaaaagtggccagtgttCTGGAGAAGCTAAAGGAAGACTGCAATGCACCTGAGGGAAAAGAAAGGAAGTCCTTCCAGAAGGAGCTCATGACA
- the LOC136664216 gene encoding CMRF35-like molecule 3 — protein MIIFLLLLFEKIAGDLTGPKEVKECAGRSIHITCQYHPFYRNNVKYWCKGYYFNFCQTLIRTDQSAQPNGPVTIEDNKTQGFFIIHMKDVKQDDTGLYWCGIERVSRHVYIYMEIAISPENAPQCLKPTTQHPVKETTTLPVTTTRLTTPETTETTWTTQETSSTSDLTYINPEAITKEITFTESLVYKLWTLLRWILFFGLCSFLLSFTLYIQLRQRRD, from the exons ATGATTATATTCCTTCTGCTTCTGTTCGAAAAGA TTGCAGGTGATCTCACTGGCCCGAAAGAAGTGAAGGAATGTGCTGGAAGATCCATCCACATCACATGCCAGTACCATCCCTTTTACCGAAACAATGTGAAATATTGGTGCAAgggttattattttaatttctgcCAAACACTCATACGCACGGATCAGTCAGCTCAGCCCAATGGACCAGTGACCATAGAGGACAATAAAACCCAGGGCTTTTTCATCATCCACATGAAGGATGTTAAACAAGACGATACCGGACTGTACTGGTGTGGCATAGAACGGGTCAGCAGACACGTGTATATCTATATGGAGATAGCCATCTCACCAG AAAATGCTCCGCAGTGTTTAAAGCCAACAACACAGCATCCTGTTAAAGAGACCACCACGCTACCAGTGACCACCACCAGATTAACAACTCCAGAAACTACAGAAACTACGTGGACCACGCAAGAAACTTCCAGTACCTCAGACCTGACATATATAAATCCTGAGGCCATTACAAA AGAGATTACATTCACTGAAAGTCTAGTCTACAAACTCTGGACCCTCCTGCGCTGGATTCTTTTCTTCGGACTGTGTTCCTTCCTCCTGTCGTTCACTTTGTACATCCAACTTCGACAAAGAAGAGACTGA